Genomic DNA from Dermochelys coriacea isolate rDerCor1 chromosome 12, rDerCor1.pri.v4, whole genome shotgun sequence:
gagtgaagctttcacccttcccttcacaaatattatggtgcgtacagcatgcggatataagcataggaatattgtcatcggccaggtccagcctctCATATAGGCAGCACTAGTGGGCCTTTAAATGGCAAAAGCACATTCAtctgtcattctgcacttgctcagcctgttgttgaactgctccttgctgctgtcaaggttccccgTGTATGGCTatataagccatggcattaagggctaggcagggtctcccaggctcacagtgggcatttcaagttcccctacagtgatcttctggtccaggaagaaagtccctgcttgcagcttcctgaacaggccagtgttctgaaagatgccgGCAACATGcactttctggaccagcctgcgttaatgtttgtgaaacacagACAATGATCCACaggtgcctggagaaccatagagcaataccccttctgattaatgtattCGGTGGCTAGCTGGTCTGGTGCctgaattggaatatgcatgccatctatcgcccctccacagttagggaaacccatttgtgcaaagccatccacagtgtcatgcatgttgcccagagtcacggtctttcagagcaggatgcgatcaatggccctgcacacttctgtcaacacACGTcgggtcgactttcccactctgaactggttagcgaccgatcggtagcagtctggaggagccagcttccacagtgcaattgccatgcGATTCTCCatcatcagggcagctctcattcttgtgtccttgcaccacagggctgggcGAGCTCATCAGACGGTCCCATgcatgtggctttcctcatgcgaaagttctgcagccactgcttgtcatcccagatgtgcatgatgatgtgatcttACCACTCGGTGCTtatttcccgagcccaaaagtggcgttccactgtggtcagcagccctatgaatgccacaagcaatctcgtgtcatagctactacacGTGGCGAGATCGATGTCAAActgctcttgcctttgtagtttaagaaataactctactgccactcgtgacgtgttaGTGAgactgtcataaccataagggtagcctacaattcctccttacctgtaaggggttaagaagctcaaataacctggttggtacctgaccaaaggaaccaatggtgacaaaagatactttcaaatttgcggggggggaaggaagaggcttTGTTTGGGTTCTTTGCTTCTGTGTTcgttcgctcttgggactaagaagGGCCAGATATCAGtccatgtcctccaaaccattctgaaccagtctctcatattacagaaattgtaagtacagccaggcaaggcgtattagtttctttgttttctcaacttgtgaattttccctttgctggagggaggtttatccctgttttgttgtaattttgaaactaaggctagagggggttcctttgtgttttgtgcatcttttgttaccctgtaaattTATCTTCCaaactgattttacagaggggatttttaccttttttcttttttgtaaataaaattattcttttaagaactgattagttgttctcccccccccccccagtgtccaAAGATCCAGAGATTTGGGTCTttgttcactttgtaaccaattggttaggatattattcccaagcctccccaggaaagggggtgtaagggcttggggggatattttgggggaacaggaactccaagtggtcctttccctgattctttgtctaaatcacttggtggtggcagtatgctgttcaaggacaaggtggaatttgtgcatTGGGAAAGTtttttacctaagctggtaaaaataagcttagggggttttgcatgcaggtccccacatctataccccagagtggagaaggaaccctgacagagacCGAGCAGTGTATTGGTCAAcagtgtgggatccattcctgTAGCCCGAAGAGGCAGCATGTGCAGTAcccaaactgttgaaagatggcaccaaatgcggatggaagcacagggattgtgGGTTTTACTGTAGGATTTGGTCTGTTTCTCTGCTCGTATGATAGAAATGGAGGTGGATCAGCGCTTTGGTTTGTATCAGGCAAAAAGGAAACTCTTTAGCCTGTCAAAGTATATGACATATTAGGGATCTCCTTTGGCTGACAAGCTGTTGTGAAAATCTTCTCATGGCCATCACCTGCGGactgttttaaaagttatttacGGTTCCACTGTCAAATGTACATCTGCTGGGCACTGATGCTTCCTCTCTAGGATTGCTGGCTGTTGTCTGCAAGTCCACAATTAGTTAAGCATTTCAGTTTATTCCTCTTTATTGTCTGTCTTCTAGAAGCATTATTTTTAAGTAGGTGGTGTACTGCTGTAGGTAAGTCCCTTCATTCTGGGGCCTGCTTTCCCTTAACAGATATCCCTTCCAACCTCTCGTCAGTGCATCTTTGAGCCCAGACTGCTCAGCCTAGAGACCAACATTAATGCTTCTCCAATAGAAAATCAACAAAAGATATTGGGTTATGGAATATTAGGGAAGAGGAATTGGTTTGTGTAAAGGACACAGATTTGAGATGAGATGGGGTGCAGAGGCAGAAAGACACAAGACAGCTGTTCCAGGTGATAGGTGCCAcaaaggagaaggctcttgcCTCAGCAATGGTGCATTTTTGAGGCTGGAGAAGACTGGGACTTGGTGAATGAGGAGGAGAATAGTGATCAAAGTCCATCTATGATTGCTTATTCCACAACAGGGGTAGCTCTTTTCAACCCCAGTGCATCCCAGGCCCTTTCTGGCAGGAGTCTGTCTTTAGGAATCCTACAGTGTAGAGATTAACGTTAGGAAGGGCTGTTATGAAAGCAAATAGCATTACAGGGGACTGGAGGGGAGGATGGAGTATGTATGATCTGAAAGTAATGGTGTTCCACAGGCTCTGTTTTAATGACCAGATTATTGAAAACTCTAAATGTGATTAGTGCCAGGCTTGGATTACAAACCCCCTTTTGGAGGCTagaaagaaagaggaagcatGACACAGCTGTGATAGCAGAGAGAAAGTGTGTCACGCTGCATTTAATCCATATTCTAAGGCAAAGCACCTTCTATTGTTCCCTTCTTCCTGTTTTGATGCCTGGCGGAATCTTATTTTTGTAACAGGAAGTGTATCACTTTCTAATCTCCTGGTGTCGGTGACAGGGATTTTGTTAAAAGCATCAAATCCCAATATCGCTCTCACTTGAGTCTCTAATGTTAATGCTGTCTGTCTGTCATCTTTCCTTTATGTGGAGTCCATCTGACCTAGGAGGAAACTTTGCTGAGATGGGACTGAGGAGACTACCTGTGCAAAGATTACCTTGCTCACAGGTGACTGTGAGAGATGCAAGTATTTCAAGGGAACATCCTGGAAGAAACATCTGGGGCAAGTCTgtctcccctttccttcctccatAACCATTTCAGAGGAGACATAAATCCTCCTGTGCATCTCGAAACTCGTTAGTCAGTCATAGCTCAGAGCAGTGTGATCCCCCTGCAAACACCATCTGAAGGGAGCATAAGGAATATAACTGAATGGGTATTAATGAGCATATTGCAAAGTAACTGCACTGTTACCCTCACATTGTAGGGCACCCCACCTTTACCCTTCTGTGGGCTCAAGGCATAACCCGGTTAATTTAGTCACTCACACCCTTTCCCatttcctagggctcagggcataATCATTTGCTGATTTGCTGGGCCTTTTACCAGTCAAAGAGCCTTACGTAataatatccttaacctctatttattaataGTTACCAAAACAGAATACACTTGTTAAGCATGCAGTGCTCATCACTCCCAATAAGACACATGAACTCTTCTTGGTGGCTAGTTAAGATTAGATCATCCAGGGCTCCAGCTTCGGCACAATATGATTGGCAGTGTGTTAAGGTCTGGCTGCTCTGATtgtgggctgtgtcctggagttaggtTCCAAAGAACTTGCCTTTGGATCCCGCCGGTTTATATAGTTAAAACTTGAGTTCTACTTAGCTATGCCTTAACCATCCATTTTAAACTAAAGTACTACGGAACAGTATTTTTCATCAATTCTATTCCATTATGAAATACTTCCTTAACCAATCATATGCCACCACtgtagttgatttaaatcttgcaaaattagttatgcagCAGACTGAAACAAAGAATCAGACAGAAGTAGGGaccaaaaagggaaaaaacaatgaAGTAGTATAAATTTCACAGTCACAATTGTTGAGAAGCGGTTTCTTGCCAGAGAGAATGCTGTagaagttttctttaaacatcttaaggTCTGTTCCTTTCCGTGGTGATGGTGGGTACTATTAGGACAGGAGCACCTTCTTAACAGCCCAATATTGCATTGCTTTGAtgcaatttagatggaatgtgaagATGACTCTTTGCTTCTTAGCTAATGGCTGCTGGGGCTCCTTACTGCAGACAAAGGCCTCGGACCTTAAAGCATTGGGTTTGCTCTCGGAAAGATGCTGCATTAATCACTTTAAACAGttttctttacattatttttgACAATTTCATAGTGTCTCCAAGTATCTGTGAAAATGTGTTTCTCCATTTAGACATCAGTTTTCATTATCTTCCTAAAGTGAGAGGGGACAAGGTgatgaggtaaaatcttttattggaccaacttcttttggatCAAcggcttttgagcttacacagacaGAGGTGTTCTTCAGATCTGAAGTGAGAGGGTTCATTTCCAGACAGTGTTTTCTACTGTCTGGATTTCAAGCAGCTCTTCTTTATACAGAGCAATTATCTCCACTGAGACTCAGATGAAAcattgatttttacattttacCAAGACACATTATCTGCAGTGAGCCAAGAAACTACTTCACAACCAAAGAGAGCCTCTTGCCCTGTACACAGATCAAAAGGAgtcatttcaattatttttttgtagtATTCTGTCAGTGGAAGATCCCTCCCACTTGTTTGCACCTTCCCCTTTAATGAAGACTGTAGCAGACAGATACTTTTGTTTAGCCTGAAGATTGGATGGTACTCTGGAGCTCATATGTTGCTCCTAGACCTGGCTAAATTAAATCAGAATGGTCATTCTTCAGCTTTAGGGCTAGTTACAAATAATCTTTAAGCTATATCATGATGTAACTTAATACTAATCTCTTACTTGCCACCCCCCAAATCATATTGCATTTCATTTCGATAGCAACTTTTAACCTGAATGATTAAAAATGCATTACAATACATATACATAGATTACCCCTGAAATGCAGGATGGTGTAAGGTGAGCAACAGTGGACACAGGGACAAATCACTTCCCGTACAAAAAGTGTCTTGACATCTTTTAATACCCACGCAGAGCAGACAGGACATCTGCTTTCACAGTTTTATCTGAGTGACGTACACACAAGCAAACTGCATGGGACTGAAAGCAACTCCGAATGGAACACGCATAATTTATTACAGTAGAATGATGGGAGATTAATGTATTAGGCAACAAACGTTGCCTAGCCAGAACCTATTAATAATTCCTCTGATAAATGCTGGCTTACAATGATCTCAGGACTTTACCTCCAGGAAACTGTTGTCCACCATAGCAGTACCACTGCTCTTTGTGGGAAGGGTAGGAAAGAGCTGGTAGCAAAATCAGAGATGCCTGATCACTTGAAAGATTTCTGCAGAAAGCTGACTTAACTAGTTCTCTGGTCGCTAACCAGAAATGAGAGTTCAGATTTCTAGACCCTATACAGGGGAGGAAAATATCAATCTGACTTGTTCTAAAGTGTTAAACTCTCTTCTTGGTTGGTCTAAAACAGTTTAGGATTGTTTCAGTAGGGTATAAACTTCTTCTAAATAAGATGCCTTACTGGCAGAAACCCTATTTGGACCAGATTAAATCATTGAAAGatgaaaaggattttaaaaaaatatttagtctATTTACTAACCAGGACACTGTTTTGGAAATTCTTGGCCTGGCTTTTGTTTCTCACATGTAGGATAATGATTGTTTACGTTAAAGAGTTGTAgaaatggtggggtttttttcttcctcccttttaaTATCCAATTAAAGGGATATGAATGTAACAGAGAATAGTGTTTCCTTGTTCACTGTCTAACTAGCAAAGGATTTAAAGTGTGGATCCGCTCAGAAAAGTAAGTCTAAAAAAGGCAGCTTCTTGTGCACAAGAATTAGATTGGCTGTGTATTCAGAGTCAGAGCTGATCCTTTAGTGACAAAACtgagtttttattgtttttcttcctgTGAGCCCTGCAGAGACAATGTGGCTAAATGTGAGTGAAGTGGATTCTGTTCCTCCTGGCATATAATCAGTTTTTTACTATGCTGTAGTTGATGAGTACAAGCCCATTCAAGGCAGTGGAGTTACTGGTGACCATGTATAAGATAGAAGGGGCCTAgtttgactctcagatcccaggcggAATTTGCAGGAAAAAAACTCAACAGTTTTTCACTTGTAATCTGAGCACTTTTTGAAACAGAAATTGGGAAGAAAAACATGGAGCCCTTGTCATAACCATATAGCTAATGGTAGCTTCCTTtcttgtaaggggttaagaagctcaaataacctggttggcacctgaccaaaaggaccaatggggaaagaagatactttcaaatcttgcgggggagaaggggggaggctttgttgtgtgtgttctctgcggaagcagagaagcatcaggtcagaaaactccttctcctataaaccatcctaaaagtctctcatattacaaaaattgaagtaaatgccaggcaaggcgtattagattatttttgttctgctttagaatttttcctttgctggaaggaggtttattcctgttttttgtaactttgaaactaagcctagaggaagttctgctgtgtttttgaaacttttgttaccctgtaaagttattttccatcctgatttcagaggtgatttttaccttttttttttttttttaaataaaatccttttaagaACCTTACTGATTTCTCtgttgtcctaagacccaggggtttgggtctgtgatcactttgtaaccaattggttaggatattattctcaagcctccccaggagagggggtgtaagggcttggggggatattttgggggaatagaaactccaagtggtcctttccctgattctttgttaaatcacttggtggtggcagtgtactgtccaagggcaaagaatttgtgccttggggaagttttaacctaagcaggtagaaataagcttagggggtctttcatgcgggtccccacatctgtaccctagagttcagagtcaggagggaaccctgacagccctATAATCCCATTTATGTTGGGAAGAAAAACATGGAGCCCTATAATGCTGTTTTTAGCAGTTTTTAGAATAGTGTTTCAGCTGCTGAAAAGCCTTTTGATCATTAGATGTGCTGTCTTGTTTCTGTCCATCACTAAAGTTGAATTTATTCAGTTCCTTCTGGAAGAGACTTAAAACTGTAGAAAACCTGAAGAATATTTGGATTACCACTCTGTGTCTGCTCAAGAATTTGGTATTTGGCGAAGAGGTGTTCACATTCTTTCAGATGACTACCAGTGACTAGTGTGTTGGGACACTATTGCAGTAGTATATTTGCACTGATGAGTCCCTAAGTGTGTTTATTAGAAATAATGTTTTAGAAGAGTCTTTAACTTTGCTGTAAAATTTTTCATGGTTTGAATTAGACATATAATGGCAAGGGCAGATTTGTGTTTGTTCTTGTTCCTATTGGGCAAGAGGAATCAGTCTGTTTAAATGTGTCTggaaagtttagaaaacctggatTACATGGATTTATTGTTAAAGGATCTAACTAAAACCCACAGAAGGTTTTGAGGTCTAAAAAACCTGCCTTCAGTGAGATTAAAGAACaataatctgtttagtttatccaagagaaggttaagagttGACTTGATCGTGGTCTGAGTGCCTGTACAGGGGGAGGAGCTTTgatagtagagggctctttaatctatcagACAAAGGCATTTTGATTCTTTCCAACTTGTggtacctgttaagtttaaaagggtatgaaTTTAGGAGAGCCCCTATGCCAACCTGCTTCAGCGCATCCTGTATCTAGCTATTGCAAAGGTCGCAGCCATATATGGACCTTATGCTTTATTTCATCACCATCTCTAGTTGAAAGGTCCCAAACATGTGTGTGCAAACTTTGTCCTAGCTTAACATACAAAATGTGGCTTGTAGgtcccttgtgttacagccaaaatataaacctattataataaaactaATAAAACCCATAAACTTATAAGAAAagtctgtttatttatttagatagatagatgcaaGCAAGCAGGTTAGCATTAGATGTATCTTATGTACTGGTTATGTACATCAGTTCGTTTccaggacacttctgtggttgaaTCATGTACCCATGGtcagaacttccccttaaacACTATTTTCAGCTCCCTAAATACTTGGGGTTTTTTGCTGGGCCATTTATCTGTGCAAAATTTATCTGTTCAAAGTTtgtaggcctcaagccttatgctaacctgttgaagctaatgtcttacaggatacaggcctgtagatttcttgcattactgctgaaaaTAATGCAAAGCAGAATATAACGCAAAGcaatgaatataataaaggcaagctatcCCACTGGGCTACATGCCTCACTCTTTACCCATTTTttcagatcgtttatgaatatgttgaacagcactggttcctcTCCAgattcctgggggacaccactatttacctctctccattgtgaaaactgaccatttattcctaccctttccaGTGATTGTTGACAATGCTCTATGTTTTATCTTGGCACATGGTTCTAGATAAAATAGTTGACGCTgttcagtaattttaaaaaatgaaatggaatCTGATAAGTGCCTTTAGCTTAACTGCACAAGCAAATTGCCTTCAAAGCAATATTTTGTCTCCATGGAAGAATTTTGCCTCTATGGAAGAATTTTCACGTCTTTCTTGTTGTCTGCAGGTATTGGGAAGAATGTGATCTGTGAGAAATCTGCTACCTCTGTGGATGCCTTCAGAATGGTTACAGCTGCCAGATATTACCCCAAGCTAATGAGCATTGTTGGTAATGTCCTCCGTTTTTTACCGGCCTTTGTCAAAATGAAGCAGTTAATAGAAGAACACTACATAGGCAATGTGATGATCTGTGATGTGCGAGTGTACTGGGGAAGCCTGCTCAACCACAAGTACAACTGGATCTGTGATGAGCTAATGGGAGGAGGTGGACTGCACACAATGGGCACCTATATTATAGACCTCTTAACTCATCTAACCAGCAGGAAGGCAGAGAAGGTTCATGGCTTGCTTAAGACTTTTGTGAAGCAGAACGCAGCTATCAGTGGAATCCGTCATGTCACTAGTGATGACTTTTGCTTTTTTCAGATGCTTATGACTGGAGGTATCTGTAGCACTGTGACTCTCAACTTTAATATGCCTGGATCATTTGTTCACGAAGTCATGATTGTTGGGTCCACAGGTCGCCTTATCGCTCGTGGGACAGACTTGTATGGGCAGAAGAATACAGCACTCCAAGAGGAACTACTGCTTACAGATTCTCTGGCCATCAACACTGGCCTTCTGgacaaaggatttaaagatatccCCTTGCTGTACCTGAAAGGAATGGTGTACATGGTGCAAGCATTGAGACTGTCTTTCCAAGACCAGGAAGACCGTCGGACATGGGATCACAAACCAGTCTCCATGGCAGCCTCTTTTGAAGATGGTCTCTATATGCAAAGTGTAGTAGATGCCATTAAAAAATCCAGCAGGTCTGGGGAGTGGGAAGCTGTGGAAGTGATGACTGAGGAACCAGATGCCAATCAAAACCTTTGTGAGGCACTTCAAAGAAATAacctataaaatataaacattcctGGTGTCCATTATGGAAGATGAGAACAGTTGAAGATGTCCAGACGTAGCTATAGAAGTTTCTCAGTTTTTAGGACATGTAGGTTCTTATTTAATACTTTGTTTTTTCATACTTGTGGGTAAAACATGCCATGGTCTGATGAAACTGTTCTTTCCTGGGcagattcttttgtttttaaactcgtttagagaattttaaatgtttttgggttttggtggggtttttagtttgttttttaaagctgaattttTGTTTTGGAGATCGTTAGGAAAACTTGAATTGCCCTTTGCACTTGCAGTAGCTAAAATGAAGCGAGGGATCTTTTGTTGTTGGATTGTTGGGAGACAGGACACAGTCCCTCTTGCACATAGTTCAgttatttttacaattttaatcTGAGAGCAAGTAGAGCAAGATCAGGGAGTATGTACAGCTCAGCTGTTCTTGCTCTCTCTACTAGGActttcactgacattttttttgtttattcttcaGCTTGTAAAACTTTATTAAAGAAAAGTGTAATGATATGGCAAATCTCTAAATTCAAGTGTTAAGAAGAGTAGAAGGGATAGAGCAAAGTCTGTAAGAGATAGATCAGGCTTAGTGTTCTGCACATAGTGAGTGTGCTGAATgtttcaaattaatttaaattggtatCTAGTTACCCCATGGATTCTCCATTGACATTATTGAGAGAGTGTCTGCTGCAAACATTGGACGAGTTGGAACGCTATGATTAGTTCAGCTGCTGTTCCATCTGTGTGACTGTCGGTCCTCCATAGCAAATACTTAGGAGACTAATACCTCACATCAACTTTTTACTGCAACTTCCTTCCCCCAGGCCAATTGTGATTTGTGTTCACTGCCTTGGCAGCATGTGTGCCAAATCTACATCAGTGTTTCCAGTCCTATGTGACGTAGTAAAACCCCCAGTAGCTTACCAGGTGGTGCATCTGGATTCCGTAATGTGCTATCTGTTTGATAATGAGACTGGAAGACATTATGCCTTCTAGGAACTTGAACCTGGATGAAAAAGTAGGAAATATGCCATTATCATACTCTTCTGGGCCAGCAAGGGAATCACTACAATACACAGGCCCTGCTAGGTAAAGAAAACTGTGACTGAATCATTAGGGCAGTGACGGTCTTTGGTTTGGGTGAGCCTGTTTTAAATCAGGAACACTGGATAATATTacccctccacatacacacaccttatAATTTTATACCCAGTGGGGATAATTTGTGCTGCTGGCAGATCTTGAATTAATTTCTACTCCATCCCAGAAGTATGTTTGTTCATTAGGCTGTCATTGAGAAGGAGAGAATTTTTATTGAGTTTATCTTGTTTACTTGAATGTTTTAATGTTTCCCACTAAGTTTTAACcctgtatatttatataaagcaTTAACATGCAAACATAACCTTTTCATTAAATGGTCTTTTCTGAAAAGTGTGTCACTCGTTTTCTACAGCAATAAACATTTAAGTTGGCTGAGGACAGACTTTCATAGAGCTGATTATTTTTTAGACAAACTGAAAAGTCCCCTAAAAAGGTCACCAGGAGACCATTATTTTTCTGTTACTGGCACAAACCTCTCCTTTGTAACTTGTAGAACCATTAGTATCTGTTCATTGCGACCGTCCACAGAGATTGGGCTAGTCGCTGCCTGAGGAATTCCCTTATTTTGGTGCTGCTTTGTTCTCCGGTGAGACTAGGATGTGAAAAGGGGAAAGGTACTCCTTACCCCTTTTGCTGACTATTTCTAATCCTCAAGCTGTTGCATCACAAGTTCATGGGTGTATATGAGTTAGAGACCATGGTATATAGCAGAGGTTCTCAGtctttttccttctgaggccccacaacatgctataaaactccatggcccacctgtgccacagtaactggttttctgcatataaaagccagggccagcattagggggtagcaagcagggcagttgcttggggctccatgccacaggggcacccacgaagctacattgctcaggcttcagcctcaggtggcGGGGCTTAGGGAtctgggcttcagctttctgccctgggccccagcgagtctaatgctggccctgcttgagGACCCCTAGGGGGCCCctgacccctggttgagaaccactggtgtatagAATTTCAGTCTCCAACTcctgcttccctgcccccccccactcctggttGGGGATTACCTGCTTTCACTAGCCATTTCATACAGGCCACAGAGCCAGTGAGCAGCTGGCTGAGATGATTGGGCTGTTCCTGGTGTACTTCATATGTCTTCCCTTGTAATTAACGGGTTCTCTGCTTTGTGTGGCTACTTGTATGTGGGTTTTGGAGCAGGAATACCTGAGAAGCAAGAACCCAGCGTTCCTGGTACAAATTGAATACTTTGTTTAGTTTATAAATGTAAGTA
This window encodes:
- the GFOD2 gene encoding glucose-fructose oxidoreductase domain-containing protein 2, which gives rise to MKMLPGVGVFGTGSTARVLVPLLRAEGFSIEALWGKTEEEAKQLAEEMNIEFYTSQTDDVLLHQDVDLVCINIPPPLTRQIAVKALGIGKNVICEKSATSVDAFRMVTAARYYPKLMSIVGNVLRFLPAFVKMKQLIEEHYIGNVMICDVRVYWGSLLNHKYNWICDELMGGGGLHTMGTYIIDLLTHLTSRKAEKVHGLLKTFVKQNAAISGIRHVTSDDFCFFQMLMTGGICSTVTLNFNMPGSFVHEVMIVGSTGRLIARGTDLYGQKNTALQEELLLTDSLAINTGLLDKGFKDIPLLYLKGMVYMVQALRLSFQDQEDRRTWDHKPVSMAASFEDGLYMQSVVDAIKKSSRSGEWEAVEVMTEEPDANQNLCEALQRNNL